The following coding sequences lie in one Stenotrophomonas rhizophila genomic window:
- a CDS encoding GspH/FimT family pseudopilin → MHIAFHPRATAIGIGLVQVLVALGISAILASLALPGIQALLDRTRADGVRLQLMSAFASARSTALSRRHAVTVCASQDGQQCGDDWSAGWLIYRDHDDLAQPAGPAEVLHYHAGTRAGAVRASATSGRPRLRYGPNGRSFGRNLTITLCVRGERHGEVVVNNSGRARSRTYRDHQPCP, encoded by the coding sequence ATGCATATCGCATTTCACCCCCGGGCAACGGCCATCGGGATCGGGCTGGTCCAGGTGCTGGTTGCCTTGGGCATCTCGGCGATCCTCGCGTCGCTTGCCCTGCCAGGCATTCAGGCGCTGCTGGACCGCACCCGTGCCGACGGCGTGCGCCTGCAGCTGATGTCCGCCTTTGCCTCTGCGCGCAGTACCGCGCTCAGCCGCCGGCATGCGGTAACGGTATGCGCCAGCCAGGATGGGCAGCAGTGCGGCGATGACTGGAGCGCAGGGTGGTTGATTTACCGGGACCACGACGACCTGGCACAACCGGCAGGCCCTGCCGAGGTGCTGCATTACCATGCCGGCACCCGCGCTGGCGCGGTGCGGGCAAGCGCAACTTCGGGGCGGCCGCGCCTGCGTTACGGCCCCAACGGGCGCAGCTTTGGCCGAAACCTGACCATTACCCTGTGCGTCCGCGGGGAACGCCATGGCGAGGTAGTCGTCAACAACAGCGGCCGCGCGCGGTCACGCACCTACCGCGATCACCAGCCTTGCCCGTGA